AAAAATGCTGTTCGATGCGATCCAATCAGCGAGACAAACAAAGCCCGCCAACCAAAACGCAGATGCGTTGTCCTCTTTTGTTAATGTCGGCCAATTATCTTGAGGGTGAATTATATCAAATAAACATTGAGTAACTTGTATTCTTGCATCGCTCCAAATTTTTGCCCGATCTTCTTTTGCTTTAAGATGTCTGGAAGTGTTATTAATGTCGCCTGGTCTTGGGAATACACCGTGATGTCCACCGAGAATGAATTGAATTTGACGTAATGAATCTCTTTTGCAAGATGCAAGGAGGCCGTCCAGACATTCCGGCAAAACCGCTGCCGAGACAAACCCGTGAGGGAGGCGATCATTAGATGAACTCGAAAGCGTTTGATATGCATTTTGTTGAATGAGAAAATCTTGGGTTTGTCTCGGCGCGCAGTCCATGCATTGGAAGTAGGGATTTAACTTCCCTATATCATGCAACGCTGTGATGAATGAAAGCCAATGAGGAGCGTATTCAATATTTGTATTCGTTTGGTGGGCCCAGTGTTGAACATCTGGTCGCAATCGTTCAGAATGGGCAAGTTGAAGACCAACTGCAGCGGAATCAATCAGATGCAAGATTAATGAATGGAATTCTTCATCATCAGTCGTTTTGGCCCACAAACTAAATAAATCAATATCAAAAGTGTTCATTATCCAATCCCTATTCGATTTTACATGACTCTATAACCTCCACCTGACATCTACTGTCACCCTAAAATAGAGAAGTCAATTTCAAACAGGAGTGATACTGTTTAAAGTCCACTTTCAAATCTACCCATCGTTGCCATCCATGGCGCATTTATTATTAAACATGTAAAGGGAAAAGATCAAGGTGAATTGAATAGTATCTCTAAAGTCTTAAATTGCTCATCATATTTGGTTCGATTGCTTTCTTTTAATGTCCGTAGGTTTTGTAGTTTCCATTGTACGGCGGGGAATCGCTCGAAGTCGTATATCTCCCAGGCAGGTTCAAGATTCAATACGCTGAGCAGGAACGCTTTATCTTGATCTGACAGTGATTGATGAATGGTATTGATCAATGAGTCTCTTGTCTCACCGAATTCTTCATAAGAAAACAGTTCTTCAGACATCCCTTCAAACTGGGTGCTCATCGTTTTTCGTTGGTCAATCAAATTTGGATTCAGGATTTCATGGAACGGCCTGTTGCTGCTCAGCAGAGTAAGAAGAAATCCTGTTTTCACTTCATCAGAAAAGCCTTCATTATTGAGCAAATACCGGACATCGAATAAATCTCTGGGGTGTTGCCGATCTAGTGCAGCGCAGATTTTACTACCAAATAATTGTCCAAACGGCACAACCGGGATTACGCAATATGCGTTAAATTGTTCTTGCGCCTCTGGACAGAGAATTCGCTGCTCAGAGTTTGCCAACACACCTCGGTTAACAAGATTGATTTCAATTTTTATTGTTGAATGTTTTCTTGAAATCAGAAGTTTGCCTACATCTGGCTTTTGCTGTACATGTGCGTCAGATATTACTTTTGACACGTTTTGCGTAATTCTCTCAAGCCCAATGGTAATTTGATTAAGAGATGATTCTCTGTCCTCGAAGGGTACAAAGGTCAGGTCAATATCAACTGATAGCCTTGGCATATCACGAATGAACAAGTTAATCGCCGTGCCGCCATGCAGAGCGAAGCAATCTTCTTTCGCGACTTCCGGCAAAACAGCCAGCAGCAGTTCAACTTGTTCTTTATAAAGTTGCTTCATCGTTTCTGATCATTTCTGGCGGCAAAGTTATTTTGTATTTTGGTTCATAGACTCCATTTTCAACGATGCTTCGAACGCCGACTCCCATATCTATTTTTTCAGCATCTAATCTACTGAACCAGGCATGACCGGATTTTTCCGCCATAAACATGAAGAGCCTTTTGACTTTGATCGACTTGCATGTTTCGAGTAATGCCTGAACCTGGTCGGGCCTGAGGTTGTTAAGGCTTTCCATGATTTCATAGCATTCAGTGAGTTCTTGTTTTTTGGGGGCGAGATGGAGACATTCCAAGAGGGCGCGGATCGGGTTTGATATCTTTATTTGAAAGTTATTAAAATTCAAATCAACCAGTCCTATTTCTGGCGGCAGAAAGTCAGACCTGTGATAACTTAGGTTCACTCCCCAGTTATGGTTTTTAAACCATTGAGGAAGTTTCTCGCCATTCTTACCAAACAATACAATGTTCTTTTGATCGAGTTCCAGGTATTGTCCTTTGCCGTGAATTGCCAGTGCTGTTCTACCGCCGGGATGGATTCGTGAGCCGATTTGTTTTTGTAGCGCATAGATGCCGCCTTCAAAACCAACTTGGTTTCCGGCGCGAATCAAGGCGCCATGCCCGATTGACTCAAACCAACCGTTTTTTTTGTAGACTTTTTGCAAATCGAGGCTATACCCTTGCCTGGTTAGCCAAGAGG
The sequence above is a segment of the Candidatus Hinthialibacter antarcticus genome. Coding sequences within it:
- a CDS encoding nucleotidyl transferase AbiEii/AbiGii toxin family protein translates to MKQLYKEQVELLLAVLPEVAKEDCFALHGGTAINLFIRDMPRLSVDIDLTFVPFEDRESSLNQITIGLERITQNVSKVISDAHVQQKPDVGKLLISRKHSTIKIEINLVNRGVLANSEQRILCPEAQEQFNAYCVIPVVPFGQLFGSKICAALDRQHPRDLFDVRYLLNNEGFSDEVKTGFLLTLLSSNRPFHEILNPNLIDQRKTMSTQFEGMSEELFSYEEFGETRDSLINTIHQSLSDQDKAFLLSVLNLEPAWEIYDFERFPAVQWKLQNLRTLKESNRTKYDEQFKTLEILFNSP
- a CDS encoding type IV toxin-antitoxin system AbiEi family antitoxin — its product is MNTNTGRKLKKLLDSQPAGTVLLSSWLTRQGYSLDLQKVYKKNGWFESIGHGALIRAGNQVGFEGGIYALQKQIGSRIHPGGRTALAIHGKGQYLELDQKNIVLFGKNGEKLPQWFKNHNWGVNLSYHRSDFLPPEIGLVDLNFNNFQIKISNPIRALLECLHLAPKKQELTECYEIMESLNNLRPDQVQALLETCKSIKVKRLFMFMAEKSGHAWFSRLDAEKIDMGVGVRSIVENGVYEPKYKITLPPEMIRNDEATL